A window from Bombus pascuorum chromosome 12, iyBomPasc1.1, whole genome shotgun sequence encodes these proteins:
- the LOC132912891 gene encoding ADP-ribosylation factor-like protein 16, whose translation MCLCLGPVKSGKTFLMKRLQGDEIDNATHTVSTNGINLFTIKNSTGEFDMIIKEIGGSMAPIWKHYFEKTRKLIYVIDTSNLCQISAAGVLLYSLLLDPKLRNIKIALTLNKMDLSYRQMRNEALLILHYSRLQKEATQELSIFETSGMTGQGIEELRNWLFDPTTLKSAINANK comes from the exons ATGTGTCTTTGTCTTGGTCCTGTTAAATCGggtaaaacatttttaatgaaacggTTACAAGGAGATGAAATAGATAATGCAACTCATACTGTTTCTACGAATGGCATAAatctttttacaataaaaaatagtacCGGAGAATTTGACAtgattattaaagaaataggTGGTAGTATGGCACCAATATGGAAACATTACTTTGAAAAG ACACGGAAGCTTATTTATGTAATAGATACTAGCAATCTTTGCCAAATAAGTGCGGCAGGAGTATTACTTTATTCATTATTACTCGATCCTAAACtgcgaaatataaaaatcgcaTTAACATTAAACAAAATGGACCTTTCTTATCGTCAAATGCGCAACGAAGCCTTACTTATACTTCATTATTCACGTCTACAAAAGGAAGCTACGCAAGAATTATCTATATTTGAAACTAGTGGAATGACCGGTCAAGGTATCGAAGAATTAAGAAACTGGTTGTTTGATCCAACCACTTTAAAATCTGCAATAAATGCAaacaagtaa
- the LOC132912873 gene encoding DNA damage-binding protein 1 encodes MKAMSHHYVVTAHKPTAVTACVTGNFTSPTDLNLILAKNVRLEIYLVTPEGLRPLKEVGIYGKIAVVKFFRPPHEKKDLLFLLTTRYNAMILECIGEGENIEIITKAHGNVADRIGKASETGIKAVIDPKARVIGLRLYDGLFKIIPLDKDNPELKASSIRMEEHQVQDVNFLHGCANPTLILIHQDINGRHVKTHEISLRDKEFVKVPWRQDNVEREAMIVIPVPSPICGAIIIGQESILYHDGNTYVAVVPPIIKQSTITCYAKVDNQGLRYLLGDMAGHLFMLFVEQEKKPDGTQVVKDLKVELLGEISIPECITYLDNGVIFVGSRLGDSQLVKLITKADENGSYCVPMETFTNLAPIVDMAVVDLERQGQGQMVTCSGAFKEGSLRIIRNGIGIEEHASIDLPGIKGMWALKVGGGNFDNTLVLSFVGQTRILTLNGEEVEETDIPGFVADEQTFHTGNVTNDLFIQITPTSARLISHETKTVVSEWEPENKRTISVVACNGTQVLCATGNDLFYMEISCGQIVPKGFATLQYEVACLDISPLDGHTEAKIAAVGLWTHISVRILTLPALEEINKELLGGEIIPRSILMTCFEGNTYLLCALGDGSMYYFTLHKQNGILSDKKKVTLGTQPTVLRTFKSLFTTNVFACSDRPTVIYSSNHKLVFSNVNLKEVNHMCSLNAESYPDSLALATDSTVTIGTIDEIQKLHIRTVPLGESPRRIAYQESSQTFGVITMRVDIQDSSGVSIVRHSASTQAASTSSSSHIASYNKPTGHTASDICQEIEVHNLLIIDQHTFEVLHAHMLMPTEYALSLISTKLGEDPTSYYIVGTALVHPDETEPKMGRILLYHWSDGKLTQVAEKEIKGSCYSLTEFNGKLLASINSTVRLFEWTAEKELRLECSHFNNIIALYLKTKGDFILVGDLMRSLTLLQYKTMEGCFEEIARDYNPNWMTAIEILDDDTFLGAENCFNLFVCQKDSAATSEDERQQMQEVGQFHLGDMVNVFRHGSLVMQNLGESSTPTQGCVLFGTVSGAIGLVTQIPFTFYEFLRNLEERLTGVIKSVGKIEHNFWRSFNTELKIEQCEGFIDGDLIESFLDLSPNKMADVASGLMIDDPSGMKKEATVDDLVKIVEDLTRIH; translated from the exons gagaaaatatagaaattataacaaaagCACATGGAAATGTAGCAGACCGTATTGGAAAGGCTTCTGAAACAGGAATCAAAGCTGTGATTGATCCTAAAGCACGTGTAATTGGTTTAAGATTATATGATggtctttttaaaattatacctCTTGACAAAGACAATCCAGAATTAAAAGCATCATCAATACGTATGGAAGAACATCAAGTACAAGATGTGAATTTTCTTCATGGATGTGCTAATCCCACTTTGATTCTAATTCACCAAGATATTAATGGAAGACATGTCAAAACACatgaaatttctttaagaGATAAAGAATTTGTTAAAGTACCTTGGAGACAGGACAATGTAGAACGTGAAGCTATGATAGTTATTCCTGTACCTTCACCTATTTGTGGTGCAATAATAATAGGCCAAGAAAGTATATTGTACCATGATGGGAACACATATGTCGCAGTTGTACCTCcaattataaaacaaagtaCTATTACATGCTACGCTAAAGTTGATAATCAAGGACTTCGATATTTGTTAGGAGATATGGCTGGCCATTTGTTTATGTTATTTGTGGAACAAGAAAAGAAACCAGATGGTACACAAGTAGTGAAAGATCTTAAGGTTGAACTTCTAGGAGAAATTAGCATACCTGaatgtattacatatttagATAATGGAGTAATATTTGTTGGTAGTAGATTGGGTGATTCACAGttagttaaattaattacaaaagcAGATGAAAATGGTTCGTATTGTGTTCCAATGGAAACTTTTACTAATTTGGCACCCATAGTTGACATGGCAGTAGTTGATCTtgaaagacaaggacaaggacaaatgGTTACATGTTCTGGAGCTTTTAAGGAAGGTTCTCttagaattattagaaatgGAATAGGTATTGAAGAACATGCAAGTATAGATTTACCAGGTATCAAAGGTATGTGGGCATTAAAAGTTGGTGGTGGTAATTTTGACAATACCTTGGTCTTATCTTTTGTTGGACAAACCAGAATTTTGACTTTAAATGGAGAAGAAGTTGAAGAAACAGATATTCCAGGCTTTGTTGCCGATGAACAAACCTTTCATACTGGTAATGTtacaaatgatttatttattcagataACACCAACATCTGCCAGATTAATTTCACATGAAACTAAAACAGTTGTTTCTGAATGGGAACCAgagaataaaagaactattagtGTAGTTGCTTGCAATGGCACACAGGTACTTTGTGCTACtggaaatgatttattttatatggaaaTTTCATGTGGACAAATTGTACCGAAAGGATTTGCTACTTTACAATATGAAGTTGCTTGTTTAGATATATCTCCATTGGATGGTCATACAGAAGCAAAAATTGCTGCGGTAGGTTTATGGACACATATTTCTGTTCGTATCTTAACTTTACCTGCCTTGGaagaaattaacaaagaaTTACTCGGTGGTGAAATTATACCTAGATCTATTTTAATGACATGTTTCGAAGGTAATACATATTTGCTTTGTGCTCTTGGAGATGGCAGCATGTATTACTTTACTTTACATAAACAAAATGGTATACTTTCTGACAAAAAGAAAGTTACCTTAGGTACGCAACCGACGGTCTTAAGAACTTTTAAATCATTATTCACCACTAATGTTTTCGCATGTTCCGATAGGCCTACTGTAATTTATTCGTCAAATCACAAACTAGTATTCAGCAACGTTAACTTAAAGGAAGTAAATCATATGTGTTCTCTAAATGCAGAATCATATCCGGATAGTTTAGCATTAGCAACTGATAGTACAGTGACAATCGGAACAATCgatgaaattcaaaaattacatattcggACTGTACCTCTCGGAGAATCACCGAGACGAATTGCTTATCAGGAAAGTTCTCAAACATTTGGAGTAATAACGATGCGTGTTGATATTCAGGATAGTAGTGGTGTTAGTATTGTAAGACATTCTGCATCTACACAAGCAGCTTCAACATCTAGCAGCAGTCACATTGCATCTTACAATAAACCTACAGGACATACAGCTAGTGACATTTGCCAAGAAATTGAAGTACATAATCTACTCATTATTGATCAACATACTTTCGAAGTTTTACATGCACATATGTTAATGCCTACTGAATATGCATTATCATTGATATCGACGAAATTAGGTGAAGATCCTACTTCCTATTATATAGTTGGAACTGCACTTGTTCATCCAGATGAAACTGAACCGAAGATGGGTAGAATACTTCTATATCACTGGAGTGATGGAAAACTTACGCAAGTAGCAGAAAAAGAGATCAAAGGATCATGTTATTCTTTAACTGAATTCAATGGAAAACTTCTTGCTAGTATCAACAGTACTGTTCGTTTATTTGAATGGACAGCAGAGAAGGAACTCAGATTAGAATGCAGCCACTTTAATAATATCATTGCCCTTTACTTGAAAACAAAAGGAGATTTCATTTTAGTTGGAGATCTTATGAGATCTCTCACTTTGTTGCAATATAAAACAATGGAAGGTTGTTTTGAAGAAATAGCAAGAGATTATAATCCAAATTGGATGACTGCTATTGAAATTTTAGATGATGATACTTTCTTGGGTGCTGAAAATTGCTTCAATCTATTTGTTTGTCAGAAAGATAG TGCTGCTACTTCAGAAGATGAAAGACAACAAATGCAGGAAGTTGGACAATTTCATTTAGGTGATATGGTTAACGTCTTCCGACATGGATCTTTAGTGATGCAAAATTTAGGTGAATCAAGTACACCTACACAAGGTTGTGTATTGTTTGGAACTGTTAGCGGAGCGATTGGTTTAGTCACACAAATTCCATTCACTTTTTATGAATTCTTAAGAAATCTTGAAGAAAGATTAACAGGTGTAATAAAAAGTGTTGGTAAAATAGAACACAATTTTTGGAGAAGTTTTAACACTGAATTAAAAATCGAGCAGTGTGAAGGTTTTATAGATGGAGATTTAATTGAAAGTTTTCTTGATTTGAGTCCTAATAAAATGGCAGACGTTGCAAGTGGTCTAatg ATCGACGATCCTAGTGGcatgaaaaaagaagcaacAGTGGATGATCTTGTAAAAATAGTAGAAGACCTCACAAGAATACATTAG